One genomic window of Paenibacillus xylanilyticus includes the following:
- a CDS encoding ABC transporter permease, whose product MSEGVMVNRSREENGTAAVSGSASLPGSAMAASVPDSEIQGQQGQAEQERPVGTARSKRVVLHLLPWLAGLCFLAMWQFRLFHQLFSLESYQLPVPSAIAASIRDNAEMLFRYALYSGTEMLGGFLLGSLLGAVAAAGASFFPISGKAGIAVMSALNAVPIVALAPIMNNWFGDGIWSRIAVVAVITMAAMAVSLFKGLTSIQPQYGELLDGLAASRMQVFLKLRLPHALPSLFAGLKINMSTSIIGAIVGEFFIASQGLGYLLSDQIRLANMPLAWSCIVIAAALGIVLYEAVVLAEKRLIPWNRERTNV is encoded by the coding sequence ATGAGCGAAGGGGTAATGGTGAACCGCAGCCGGGAGGAGAATGGAACAGCTGCTGTGTCCGGCTCTGCGTCTTTGCCCGGTTCAGCTATGGCTGCTTCTGTCCCCGACTCGGAAATTCAGGGGCAGCAGGGACAAGCAGAACAGGAACGGCCAGTCGGTACTGCGCGGAGTAAACGGGTCGTTCTGCATTTGCTCCCCTGGCTGGCCGGCCTATGTTTTCTCGCCATGTGGCAGTTCCGGTTGTTTCATCAATTATTCTCACTGGAAAGTTACCAGCTTCCTGTACCTTCAGCCATTGCAGCATCCATCCGGGATAACGCGGAAATGCTCTTCCGATATGCTCTATATAGTGGAACGGAAATGCTGGGTGGTTTCCTGCTGGGTTCCCTTCTGGGGGCTGTCGCAGCCGCAGGTGCTTCGTTCTTCCCGATCAGCGGCAAGGCAGGGATCGCGGTGATGTCGGCTCTTAACGCAGTGCCGATTGTTGCACTGGCGCCCATCATGAACAACTGGTTTGGGGACGGCATCTGGTCACGGATTGCCGTAGTGGCCGTCATTACGATGGCTGCCATGGCAGTCAGTCTGTTCAAAGGGCTTACTTCCATACAGCCGCAGTACGGTGAATTGCTGGACGGACTCGCTGCAAGCCGTATGCAGGTGTTCTTGAAGTTGCGTTTGCCACACGCCTTGCCGTCCCTCTTTGCCGGACTGAAGATCAACATGTCCACCAGTATTATCGGTGCCATTGTGGGTGAATTTTTTATCGCTTCCCAAGGTCTTGGATATCTGCTGTCGGATCAGATTCGGCTCGCCAACATGCCACTTGCCTGGTCTTGTATCGTCATTGCTGCCGCTCTCGGCATCGTGCTCTATGAAGCCGTTGTACTGGCGGAGAAGCGGCTCATTCCATGGAACCGTGAGCGCACTAACGTATAA
- a CDS encoding ABC transporter substrate-binding protein, giving the protein MYKTLKSGLMVVVLMLAVALLAACSAKTEPSAEPAAASSGGDAEQSLTKVKIQLKWVPQAQFAGIYAAKEQGFFEDEGIDAEIIPGGPDIVIEQQVVNGAADVGITGVDSLLVSRDNGLPLVSLAQISQKSSYRLIAKKSAGITDPAQMKGKKVSTWFGSQQFQVLAFMEKNGLDPKKDIELVKQGFTMDQFFNDQVDVATATIYNEYHVVLESGVQESDLDVFNIEEAGVGMLEDTLIAKKDWVDGNRDLAVKVTRAILKGWNYAIDNQEETVDIVMSNVTDGSTTREHQVTMLEEIAKLIRPEGFTEQQVGSFVDESFARTADIALNYGLIKKAANLDEALEKSIYEEAVK; this is encoded by the coding sequence ATGTACAAAACGTTGAAATCGGGTTTGATGGTCGTTGTGCTGATGCTCGCGGTTGCCTTGCTGGCCGCATGTTCCGCGAAGACGGAGCCGTCTGCCGAACCTGCTGCTGCAAGTTCAGGAGGAGACGCAGAACAGTCCTTAACGAAAGTGAAAATTCAGCTTAAATGGGTTCCGCAGGCCCAGTTCGCCGGAATTTATGCCGCGAAGGAACAAGGTTTTTTTGAAGATGAAGGCATTGATGCAGAGATTATTCCGGGTGGCCCGGATATCGTCATTGAACAGCAGGTGGTGAACGGCGCAGCCGATGTCGGCATCACGGGGGTAGACAGTCTGCTGGTGAGCCGTGACAACGGTCTGCCGCTGGTCTCCCTTGCCCAGATTTCACAGAAGAGCAGCTATCGCCTGATCGCCAAGAAGTCAGCAGGAATAACTGATCCGGCCCAGATGAAAGGCAAAAAGGTAAGCACATGGTTCGGCAGCCAGCAGTTCCAGGTCCTCGCTTTTATGGAGAAGAACGGACTTGATCCGAAGAAGGATATTGAGCTGGTGAAGCAGGGGTTTACGATGGATCAGTTTTTCAATGACCAGGTGGATGTCGCGACAGCAACCATATATAACGAATATCACGTTGTGCTGGAGAGCGGCGTACAGGAGTCCGATCTGGATGTGTTCAACATTGAGGAAGCGGGCGTAGGCATGCTGGAAGATACATTGATCGCGAAGAAGGACTGGGTCGATGGCAACCGCGATCTTGCCGTTAAAGTCACCCGTGCCATTCTAAAAGGCTGGAACTATGCCATTGACAACCAGGAGGAAACCGTGGATATCGTCATGAGCAACGTGACCGACGGCAGTACGACCCGTGAACATCAGGTTACGATGCTGGAGGAGATTGCGAAGCTGATTCGTCCGGAAGGATTTACGGAGCAGCAGGTGGGCAGCTTTGTGGATGAATCGTTTGCTCGTACAGCAGATATTGCACTGAATTATGGATTGATCAAGAAGGCAGCCAATCTGGATGAAGCGCTGGAGAAGAGCATTTACGAAGAAGCGGTGAAATAA
- a CDS encoding ABC transporter ATP-binding protein, translated as MSSMNVPENRHIEIDHVSVVFGTGTKQVTALSDVSFHIQSNEFVSLLGPSGCGKSTLLRIIADLLQPTSGSVRIAGSEPEKARLQRQFGIVFQTPALFDWRTVRHNVELPLEILGTSKKECRRISSELLEMVGLTRFADHYPWQLSGGMQQRVSIARALSLDPPLLLMDEPFSALDEFTKEKLQLELLEIKRFTGKTFLFVTHSIPEAVFLSDRIIVLSAHPGQVHSIHSVALPLDRTNELRETEDFYHMLTTIRNCFHEERDPGHVPALT; from the coding sequence ATGTCATCCATGAACGTCCCCGAAAATCGCCACATTGAAATTGATCATGTATCCGTCGTTTTTGGTACTGGAACCAAACAGGTCACCGCACTGTCTGATGTGTCGTTCCATATCCAATCCAATGAATTCGTCTCGCTGCTTGGTCCCTCAGGCTGCGGCAAGTCGACATTGCTCAGGATCATCGCCGATCTGCTGCAGCCGACTTCGGGCAGCGTCCGCATTGCAGGTTCGGAACCTGAAAAGGCGCGCCTGCAGCGACAATTCGGTATCGTATTCCAGACGCCAGCCCTGTTTGATTGGCGCACGGTACGTCACAATGTAGAGCTGCCGCTGGAGATCCTGGGCACAAGCAAAAAAGAATGCCGCCGCATCAGTAGTGAACTGCTTGAGATGGTCGGGCTCACGCGATTTGCTGACCACTATCCCTGGCAGCTCAGTGGAGGCATGCAGCAGCGGGTATCCATTGCCCGTGCGCTCTCGTTGGATCCGCCGCTGCTGTTGATGGATGAGCCGTTCTCTGCGCTGGATGAATTCACGAAAGAGAAGCTTCAACTGGAACTGCTTGAGATCAAGCGGTTCACGGGCAAAACCTTCCTCTTTGTCACGCATAGTATCCCCGAAGCCGTATTCCTGTCAGATCGCATTATTGTCCTCTCGGCACATCCCGGGCAAGTACATTCCATTCACTCTGTGGCGCTGCCTTTGGATCGAACCAATGAACTGAGAGAGACCGAAGACTTCTACCACATGCTGACGACCATTCGCAATTGTTTTCATGAGGAGCGTGATCCGGGCCATGTCCCTGCGCTCACTTAA
- the preA gene encoding NAD-dependent dihydropyrimidine dehydrogenase subunit PreA codes for MADLSINLAGIRSPNPFWLASAPPTNTGYQVQRAFEAGWGGAVWKTLGEPIINTSSRFAAVHFGGQRVAGFNNIELISDRPLEVNLREIAETKKRFPDRAVIASLMVEPKREKWHEIVKKVEAVGVDGLELNFGCPHGMAERGMGAASGQQPDLVELQTMWVKEVATTPVIVKLTPNITDITATARAAVRGGADAISLINTINSLAGVDLDSWNTVPHVGGKGAHGGYCGPAVKPIALNMVAECARHPEVGVPISGIGGISDWRDTAEFLLMGATGVQVCTAAMHHGFRIVEDMIDGLNDYLDEKGLSSVAELVGQTVPRYSDWGNLDLNYKVVARINRDVCINCNKCHIACEDTSHQCIDMLTDPSGAYLEVVEEDCVGCNLCSIVCPVDGAIEMVEVAPEQTPLTWNERQSAIAVLQSIRDQSTKEAIS; via the coding sequence ATGGCTGACTTATCGATAAATCTGGCAGGTATTCGATCACCCAATCCATTTTGGCTGGCATCCGCGCCGCCGACGAATACGGGATATCAGGTGCAGCGTGCCTTCGAGGCAGGCTGGGGAGGTGCGGTGTGGAAGACACTGGGTGAACCGATCATTAACACGTCATCCCGCTTTGCCGCTGTACATTTCGGCGGACAGCGGGTAGCGGGCTTCAACAATATTGAGCTGATCTCCGATCGTCCACTGGAGGTCAATCTGCGGGAGATCGCTGAAACCAAGAAGCGCTTCCCGGATCGCGCGGTCATTGCATCATTGATGGTAGAACCGAAGCGAGAGAAGTGGCATGAAATTGTCAAAAAGGTGGAAGCCGTCGGGGTAGACGGACTGGAGTTAAACTTCGGCTGTCCCCATGGAATGGCCGAACGGGGCATGGGGGCGGCTTCCGGTCAGCAGCCGGATCTGGTGGAACTGCAGACGATGTGGGTGAAGGAAGTCGCGACGACCCCCGTGATCGTGAAGCTGACACCGAATATTACGGATATTACGGCAACAGCCCGGGCCGCAGTGCGCGGGGGTGCGGATGCCATTTCTCTTATCAACACCATTAACTCTCTGGCGGGGGTGGATCTGGATTCGTGGAATACCGTTCCCCATGTAGGCGGCAAAGGGGCCCATGGCGGCTATTGCGGACCAGCGGTGAAGCCGATTGCCCTCAACATGGTGGCCGAATGTGCCCGCCATCCGGAAGTGGGCGTGCCCATCTCGGGAATTGGCGGCATATCCGATTGGCGGGATACAGCAGAGTTTTTGCTCATGGGAGCGACAGGCGTGCAAGTGTGTACGGCAGCGATGCATCATGGTTTTCGCATCGTGGAGGATATGATTGACGGGCTGAACGATTATTTGGATGAGAAGGGCCTGAGCAGTGTGGCGGAACTTGTGGGCCAGACAGTTCCCCGATACTCGGACTGGGGTAATCTGGATCTCAACTACAAAGTGGTTGCCCGCATTAACCGTGATGTCTGTATTAACTGCAACAAGTGCCATATCGCTTGTGAGGACACATCGCACCAGTGTATCGATATGCTGACCGATCCTTCCGGCGCCTATCTGGAAGTGGTCGAGGAAGATTGTGTGGGATGTAACCTATGCTCGATTGTATGTCCGGTGGACGGGGCCATTGAAATGGTCGAGGTAGCACCTGAACAGACTCCATTAACCTGGAATGAACGTCAATCTGCGATTGCTGTGCTGCAATCGATTCGAGATCAATCAACCAAGGAGGCGATATCATGA
- a CDS encoding M20 family metallo-hydrolase: MQTTTGIGINHLRLNERIEQLSRIGRIGETGVCRLALTPEDMEGIIQVRLWMEEAGLVTRLDPFGNLIGRLEGTDPAQPILMIGSHIDSQPYGGRYDGAIGVLGGLEAVQCLMESGLQPPMPIEVVAFCDEEGSRFNKGLFGSRGMTGQLEDGELERQDRNGVTRREALEAFGCSVEKFAEGVYAPNSIGSYLELHIEQGPVLESLDAPVGLVTGISGPLWLTITIKGMAGHAGSVPMAMRHDALVGSARVIAAFDDMVRADPAAPTVGTVGSLRVFPDSRNIIPEEVSFTLDLRDMEMDRRNQLEARLMNVLAEVCSQHGLTYSVAEDTNSEPRYCAERIKAAIRSSAAEMDLSLPELMSGPFHDALALSYACDYGMIFVRSKDGISHHPSEYSFPEDIALGTEVLYRTIRQICGQLPADDESEG; this comes from the coding sequence ATGCAGACCACAACCGGAATAGGCATTAACCATCTTCGGCTGAATGAACGAATTGAACAATTGTCCCGTATTGGACGAATCGGAGAGACGGGCGTTTGCCGGCTTGCCCTCACCCCTGAAGATATGGAAGGCATTATCCAGGTGCGTCTCTGGATGGAAGAAGCCGGACTGGTGACCCGTCTGGATCCATTCGGGAATCTGATTGGCCGCCTGGAAGGTACTGATCCTGCGCAGCCCATCTTGATGATTGGCTCGCATATTGATTCACAGCCTTATGGCGGTCGGTATGATGGTGCCATTGGTGTCCTGGGGGGCCTGGAAGCTGTGCAGTGCCTAATGGAGAGTGGCCTTCAGCCTCCGATGCCAATTGAGGTCGTAGCTTTTTGCGATGAAGAGGGTTCCCGATTTAACAAAGGCTTGTTCGGCTCCCGGGGAATGACCGGGCAGTTGGAAGATGGAGAACTGGAGCGGCAGGACAGGAACGGGGTGACTCGCCGGGAGGCGCTGGAAGCCTTCGGATGCTCGGTAGAGAAATTTGCTGAAGGAGTCTATGCACCTAATTCCATCGGCAGCTATCTGGAGCTGCACATCGAACAGGGCCCTGTGCTGGAATCGCTGGATGCCCCGGTGGGACTGGTCACGGGTATCTCCGGTCCATTATGGCTAACGATTACGATCAAGGGCATGGCAGGGCATGCCGGTTCGGTACCGATGGCCATGCGTCATGATGCGCTCGTTGGCAGTGCCAGAGTCATTGCAGCGTTTGACGACATGGTTAGAGCAGATCCGGCTGCCCCCACGGTTGGTACGGTGGGCAGTCTGAGGGTGTTCCCCGACTCGCGCAACATCATCCCTGAAGAAGTCAGCTTCACCTTGGACTTGCGCGATATGGAGATGGATCGCCGCAACCAGCTTGAAGCCCGGCTGATGAATGTGCTTGCTGAAGTATGCAGTCAGCATGGGCTTACCTATTCCGTGGCTGAAGATACCAATAGTGAACCGCGCTACTGTGCGGAACGAATCAAGGCAGCTATTCGCTCGTCTGCAGCGGAGATGGACTTGTCCTTGCCGGAGCTCATGAGTGGTCCATTCCATGATGCACTGGCGCTATCTTATGCGTGCGACTATGGCATGATTTTTGTCCGCAGCAAGGATGGGATCAGCCATCATCCGAGTGAGTATTCCTTCCCGGAGGACATTGCGCTGGGAACGGAGGTATTATACCGCACGATTCGGCAGATATGCGGGCAGCTGCCTGCTGACGATGAATCGGAGGGCTGA
- a CDS encoding NAD(P)-dependent oxidoreductase — MINSTGAALSDYGWESRFAEMKPAMTGKEAMEESNRCLYCYDAPCIKACPTDINIPSFIRKISTGHLKGSARTIMDANPVGASCARVCPTEELCEGACVLNESSKPIRIGDLQRYATDWAREANEPLFQAAPSNGRSIAVVGAGPAGLSAARELGRAGYEVTIYEAKPKGGGLNTYGIVSFRLPQEVSLWEVEQVEALGVHIRYGVRIGVDLSPEQLLEQHEAVILACGMGSVPMLGIEGESLEGVYDAIELVESTKQGVPPALNGLRVAVIGAGNTAVDAATCSVRLGAERVQMLYRRGEGQMTAYAFEYAFAKQEGVEFRWFTMPQRIIGDENGRVRAVECVKMELVTPPGGGRALPVPQEGTEFVIECDTVVRAIGQNRLLPLIEAFGLRHHWGVIEVEQQTYRTSHPQIYAAGDVIFGQGQGEAMVVSAAQQGKLAAAALMKALPGQVEETA; from the coding sequence ATGATAAACAGCACGGGAGCAGCGTTATCCGATTATGGATGGGAGAGCCGTTTTGCCGAGATGAAACCCGCCATGACAGGCAAGGAAGCGATGGAGGAATCCAACCGCTGTCTGTACTGTTACGATGCACCTTGCATCAAGGCGTGCCCAACGGACATCAATATCCCTTCGTTTATTCGGAAAATCTCGACAGGTCATCTGAAAGGCTCGGCCCGAACCATTATGGATGCCAATCCGGTAGGAGCCAGCTGTGCAAGAGTCTGTCCAACCGAGGAACTGTGCGAAGGCGCCTGTGTACTTAACGAATCGTCGAAGCCCATTCGCATCGGTGATCTGCAGCGATATGCCACGGACTGGGCACGGGAGGCCAATGAACCTTTGTTTCAGGCAGCCCCCTCCAATGGCCGTTCCATCGCTGTTGTTGGCGCCGGGCCTGCCGGCTTGTCCGCAGCCAGAGAGCTTGGCCGTGCAGGGTATGAGGTGACGATCTATGAAGCGAAGCCCAAGGGTGGTGGATTAAATACGTACGGGATCGTCTCCTTTCGTTTACCTCAGGAAGTGTCCCTGTGGGAAGTGGAGCAGGTTGAAGCGCTGGGAGTACACATCCGGTACGGTGTACGCATAGGCGTGGATCTGTCTCCTGAACAACTGCTGGAACAGCATGAAGCTGTCATTCTGGCTTGTGGTATGGGTTCTGTTCCGATGCTTGGGATCGAAGGAGAGAGCTTGGAAGGGGTGTACGATGCCATCGAACTGGTGGAATCCACGAAACAGGGCGTACCGCCTGCATTGAATGGTCTAAGAGTAGCTGTCATAGGTGCGGGCAACACGGCAGTGGATGCAGCCACCTGCTCGGTACGTCTGGGAGCAGAACGTGTACAGATGCTTTATCGGCGCGGAGAGGGTCAGATGACGGCCTATGCGTTTGAATATGCGTTTGCGAAACAGGAAGGGGTAGAGTTCCGCTGGTTTACGATGCCGCAGCGCATTATTGGCGATGAGAATGGGCGAGTCCGGGCTGTGGAGTGCGTGAAAATGGAGCTGGTCACGCCCCCAGGAGGCGGGCGAGCATTACCCGTACCCCAAGAAGGAACGGAGTTCGTGATTGAATGTGATACCGTTGTCCGGGCGATCGGACAGAACCGGCTGCTGCCTCTCATTGAAGCCTTCGGTCTGCGTCATCACTGGGGCGTTATTGAGGTGGAGCAGCAGACCTACCGAACGTCTCATCCACAGATCTATGCGGCAGGGGATGTGATTTTCGGCCAGGGGCAAGGCGAGGCCATGGTTGTCTCGGCTGCCCAGCAGGGGAAGCTGGCTGCAGCCGCACTGATGAAGGCACTGCCTGGACAGGTGGAGGAGACGGCTTGA
- a CDS encoding aspartate aminotransferase family protein: MSSVDQQPQPLGGTKEEWLEKDRKYVWHHISPHNDHPMIAVSGEGSWITDQDGTRYLDAMSGLWCVNVGHGREEIAKSAYEQMKALAYVPMTQSHEPAILLAEKLNEWLEGDYRIFFSNSGSDANEVAFKIARQFHHQNGEPTRHKFISRHRAYHGNSMGALGATGQAARKIKYEPLGVGFSHVPPPYCYRCPFGRNKEGCGLECATIYEEVIRWEGPETVAAVIMEPVITGGGMIVPPPDYMRTVKEICERYGVLLIVDEVICGFGRSGQKFGHQNYGVQPDIVTMAKGMTSAYSPLSATAVRAELYDTFREPGPDAHFRHVNTFGGNPVSCRVALANIEILERENLVERADELGRVLREKLEPLQELPVVGDVRMFGFACGIELIEADGSPADAGKVAHVLASCKRDGILIGKNGDTVPGFANILTISPPFVTTEDELELIAESLLKALRSVEAG, translated from the coding sequence ATGAGCTCCGTGGATCAGCAACCTCAGCCGCTTGGCGGTACCAAGGAAGAATGGCTGGAGAAAGACCGCAAATATGTGTGGCATCACATCTCACCTCATAATGATCATCCAATGATTGCGGTCAGCGGGGAAGGCAGCTGGATCACGGATCAGGATGGAACGCGGTATCTGGATGCCATGTCCGGGTTATGGTGCGTGAATGTGGGGCATGGACGGGAGGAGATTGCAAAGAGTGCATATGAGCAGATGAAAGCACTCGCTTATGTGCCGATGACCCAGAGCCATGAGCCGGCGATTTTGCTGGCAGAGAAGCTGAATGAATGGCTGGAGGGGGACTATCGAATCTTTTTCTCCAATTCGGGATCGGATGCCAATGAGGTGGCGTTCAAAATAGCCCGTCAGTTTCATCACCAGAATGGTGAGCCAACCAGACACAAGTTCATCTCCCGTCACCGGGCTTATCATGGCAACTCCATGGGTGCACTCGGTGCCACCGGGCAAGCTGCCCGCAAGATCAAGTATGAGCCGCTGGGTGTGGGTTTCTCCCATGTCCCACCCCCGTATTGCTACCGCTGTCCGTTTGGACGGAACAAGGAGGGGTGCGGACTCGAATGTGCAACCATCTATGAGGAGGTCATTCGCTGGGAAGGCCCCGAGACTGTTGCTGCGGTGATTATGGAACCGGTGATTACGGGGGGCGGCATGATTGTCCCGCCTCCGGACTACATGCGTACAGTGAAGGAAATCTGTGAGCGTTATGGTGTACTGCTGATCGTGGATGAAGTGATCTGCGGGTTCGGTCGTTCGGGACAGAAGTTCGGACACCAGAATTACGGGGTGCAGCCGGATATCGTCACTATGGCCAAGGGGATGACCAGCGCGTACTCTCCATTATCGGCTACAGCCGTGCGAGCGGAGCTGTATGATACGTTCCGGGAACCCGGACCGGATGCTCACTTTCGCCATGTGAACACCTTCGGCGGGAATCCGGTCTCCTGCCGGGTAGCACTGGCCAACATCGAAATTCTGGAGCGTGAAAATCTGGTGGAGCGTGCGGATGAACTGGGGCGAGTCCTTCGTGAGAAGCTGGAGCCGCTGCAGGAGCTGCCTGTGGTCGGAGATGTTCGAATGTTTGGCTTCGCCTGCGGCATCGAGCTTATAGAGGCGGACGGCTCTCCAGCTGATGCAGGGAAGGTGGCACACGTGCTGGCCAGTTGTAAGAGAGACGGCATTCTTATCGGTAAGAACGGGGACACGGTACCCGGTTTCGCCAACATTTTGACGATATCACCGCCCTTTGTCACCACGGAGGATGAGCTGGAGCTGATCGCGGAAAGTTTGCTTAAGGCACTGCGGAGTGTGGAGGCAGGATAG
- a CDS encoding ABC transporter permease, whose amino-acid sequence MSLRSLKLDYRSWIVIWILSLLLLWEGIAWILHMWMSPQQAASRLPYLHDVLAALVRYSGTLAEQGAVTFGNAAIGFAGGAVLGLMLALLMSAAVWLERTLSPYVISSQMIPIIGLAPIVYGIIHHAEWARIVMAAYVTFFPIVIHTLKGLKSAAPEHLELMRSCGASLTARYIKCLLPSALPGLFSGMKIAAPLAVTSSIVVELMGAPDGLGVLMVSSLYYGSAQVGMFWATIMLSIGIGLISYLVISLAERWLTPWQPEFRAKGGNAV is encoded by the coding sequence ATGTCCCTGCGCTCACTTAAACTGGATTACCGATCCTGGATCGTGATCTGGATTTTATCGCTATTGCTGCTGTGGGAGGGTATAGCTTGGATTCTCCACATGTGGATGTCACCGCAGCAGGCTGCATCTCGCCTGCCTTACCTTCATGATGTTCTCGCCGCACTGGTTCGCTACTCGGGCACTCTCGCTGAGCAGGGGGCAGTGACGTTTGGCAATGCAGCGATTGGATTCGCGGGAGGAGCAGTACTGGGGCTGATGCTGGCGCTTCTAATGAGTGCGGCCGTCTGGCTGGAACGGACATTGTCTCCCTATGTTATCTCCTCGCAGATGATCCCAATTATCGGTCTCGCACCGATTGTATACGGCATTATTCATCATGCCGAGTGGGCCAGGATCGTCATGGCGGCTTATGTTACATTTTTCCCCATTGTCATTCACACGCTAAAAGGGTTAAAGAGCGCCGCACCGGAGCATCTGGAGCTGATGCGTTCGTGCGGAGCCTCGCTGACGGCCAGATATATCAAATGCCTGCTGCCTTCAGCTCTGCCAGGACTGTTCTCCGGCATGAAAATCGCTGCCCCGCTAGCGGTCACTTCTTCCATCGTCGTTGAACTGATGGGTGCACCCGATGGACTCGGTGTCCTGATGGTCAGTTCCTTGTATTATGGCAGTGCTCAAGTCGGCATGTTCTGGGCTACGATTATGCTTAGCATCGGCATTGGTCTAATCTCGTATCTGGTCATCAGCCTGGCCGAACGGTGGTTAACGCCTTGGCAGCCCGAATTCAGAGCGAAGGGAGGGAACGCGGTATGA
- a CDS encoding nitrilase-related carbon-nitrogen hydrolase yields MGKINIGLIQASHEVEGSAPVEEHKEAAIQKHITLVREAAARGAQIIGLQEVFYGPYFCTEQNPKWYASAEPVPEGPTTRRFQALAKELGVVFILPVYEVEGIASYYNTAAVIDADGSYLGKYRKHHIPHVEAGEGTNGFWEKYYFRPGNLGYPVFDTAYARLGVYICYDRHFPEGARLLGLAGAEIVFNPSATVAGTSEYLWKLEQPAHAVANGYYVAAINRVGVEAPWNMGEFYGQSYLVDPRGRMVAMGSRDQDEIVIGEMDTEIIREVRNVWQFYRDRRPETYEHLVNL; encoded by the coding sequence ATGGGGAAAATCAATATAGGCCTGATTCAGGCTTCGCATGAAGTGGAAGGATCGGCACCGGTTGAAGAGCACAAGGAGGCTGCCATTCAGAAGCATATCACCCTGGTCCGTGAGGCTGCAGCACGAGGAGCGCAGATTATCGGACTGCAGGAGGTCTTCTATGGACCCTACTTTTGCACCGAACAAAATCCCAAATGGTACGCATCTGCCGAACCGGTGCCGGAGGGACCGACAACCAGGCGTTTTCAGGCGCTTGCGAAGGAACTTGGCGTTGTGTTCATTTTGCCTGTGTACGAGGTAGAGGGCATTGCATCGTATTACAATACGGCTGCCGTCATTGATGCCGATGGCTCTTATCTTGGCAAGTACCGCAAGCACCATATCCCGCATGTGGAAGCAGGCGAGGGCACGAACGGCTTCTGGGAAAAGTACTATTTCAGGCCCGGGAATCTGGGATACCCGGTATTTGATACGGCTTACGCCAGATTAGGCGTGTACATCTGCTACGATCGGCACTTTCCGGAAGGAGCCCGACTGCTCGGACTCGCCGGAGCGGAGATTGTGTTTAATCCGTCAGCTACGGTGGCGGGTACATCGGAATATCTGTGGAAATTGGAACAGCCTGCCCACGCCGTTGCCAACGGCTATTACGTGGCTGCCATTAACCGGGTAGGCGTGGAGGCGCCTTGGAATATGGGGGAATTTTATGGTCAGTCGTATCTGGTGGACCCGCGCGGACGAATGGTTGCCATGGGCAGCAGGGATCAGGATGAGATCGTCATCGGCGAGATGGATACCGAAATCATTCGTGAAGTGCGCAATGTGTGGCAATTCTACCGGGATCGGCGCCCTGAGACGTATGAGCATCTGGTTAACCTGTAA